In a single window of the Notamacropus eugenii isolate mMacEug1 chromosome 4, mMacEug1.pri_v2, whole genome shotgun sequence genome:
- the C4H22orf39 gene encoding synaptic plasticity regulator PANTS: protein MADPEESLWRPPRSCEDYWAEWKHCRTLRNFLHHYYTYGETPACAQWKSDYQHCQQWEESGSPEAKESLRKSEQARILAKQKHPPVWTMRQSPPRDWHSPLPGEEKSQ, encoded by the exons ATGGCCGACCCTGAAGAGAGCTTGTGGAGG CCTCCCCGGAGCTGCGAGGATTACTGGGCTGAATGGAAGCACTGCCGGACGCTGAGGAACTTCCTTCATCATTACTATACCTACGGGGAGACCCCGGCCTGCGCCCAGTGGAAAAGCGATTACCAACACTGCCAGCAGTGGGAGGAGAGCGGGAGTCCCGAGGCCAAG GAGTCCCTCCGCAAGAGCGAGCAGGCCCGAATCCTGGCCAAACAGAAGCATCCCCCAGTGTGGACCATGAGGCAGAGTCCCCCCAGGGACTGGCACTCGCCTCTGCCCGGGGAGGAGAAATCCCAGTGA
- the MRPL40 gene encoding large ribosomal subunit protein mL40 yields the protein MRGTPWCPLGACAEWGACAESGADRGENRQRAGQRQREEPGRAGPAMAALGVAVRALARQGRSAGPWACLGLDWPAMQVRGNHVWYTSLLLPRAVLPVRGEPLRKKKKVDPKKEQAAKDRLKKRIKKLEKATQELIPIEDFITPMKYLEEERQRPEQQLPVEDSERRTFLMKKWAVYRQQEHEAERDKIASMLEAQQEALRELRLESELLYQAATRRDESLFPFEKEGPTYTPASPGYQAPEGKYNDVTKVYVQVDHRK from the exons ATGCGCGGGACACCATGGTGTCCGTTAGGCGCGTGCGCGGAGTGGGGCGCATGCGCGGAGAGCGGAGCGGACCGCGGTGAGAACAGGCAGCGCGCTGGGCAGCGGCAGCGGGAggagccgggccgggccgggccggccATGGCCGCGCTGGGGGTGGCGGTCCGCGCGCTCGCTCGGCAGGGACGCTCGGCGGGGCCCTGGGCCTG TCTTGGGCTGGACTGGCCTGCCATGCAGGTGCGAGGGAACCATGTCTGGTACACATCGCTGCTGTTGCCCCGAGCAGTCCTGCCCGTGAG AGGAGAGCCTctcagaaagaagaagaaggtggaCCCTAAGAAAGAGCAAGCTGCCAAGGACCGGCtaaagaaaagaatcaagaagCTGGAGAAGGCCACCCAGGAGCTGATCCCCATCGAGGACTTCATCACTCCTATGAAGTACCTGGAGGAGGAGAG GCAGCGCCCGGAGCAGCAGCTTCCTGTAGAGGACAGTGAGAGAAGGACCTTTCTCATGAAGAAGTGGGCCGTTTACAGACAGCAGGAACATGAGGCCGAGCGAGACAAGATCGCATCCATGCTGGAGGCCCAGCaggaggccctgagggagctgcgCCTTGAGTCCGAGCTGCTCTATCAGGCAGCTACCCGGCGGGATGAGAGCTTGTTTCCCTTTGAAAAGGAGGGCCCCACATATACCCCAGCCAGCCCCGGCTACCAGGCTCCCGAGGGCAAGTACAACGATGTCACCAAAGTGTATGTGCAGGTAGACCATAGGAAATAG